The following coding sequences are from one Mycobacterium bourgelatii window:
- a CDS encoding NAD-dependent epimerase/dehydratase family protein, translating to MSQTVLITGAFGLVGAETVRRFAADGWRVVAAAHRHAKAVFPPGVETLWVDLTDPGQVERSVPQLSPDVIVHLAAVIPPMIYCDARLARKVNVGATANLVHTAEKLPNPPRFLHASSVAVYGARNPYRHSERLSVDTPFHPCELYGGQKAEAEEIVRLSSLPWVVLRLGGVLSADPTAMPFSPESVFFGSALPNDGRVHCVDTRDVATAFATAAHADVIGEIFMIAGDDSNLLRHGVIAPALAAAQGMPGAPPKGRDGNPNDDLGWFPYDWMDVARAQQVLQFQHHSWPQLLADLRANTGRKRYLMRPFAPVARQLLRRHGAYRQVPGQYADPWSELGKRFGPTAWDTAKLD from the coding sequence ATGTCGCAGACAGTGCTGATAACCGGAGCTTTCGGACTGGTCGGAGCCGAGACGGTCAGACGCTTCGCAGCGGACGGCTGGAGGGTGGTCGCCGCGGCGCATCGCCATGCCAAGGCAGTCTTTCCGCCGGGTGTCGAAACCCTTTGGGTCGACTTGACGGACCCCGGTCAGGTCGAGCGTTCGGTACCGCAGCTGTCACCGGATGTGATCGTTCACTTGGCGGCTGTCATCCCGCCCATGATCTACTGTGATGCCAGACTCGCCCGCAAGGTAAACGTAGGCGCCACAGCCAATTTGGTGCATACCGCCGAAAAGCTACCGAACCCGCCACGTTTCCTGCATGCGTCGAGCGTGGCCGTCTACGGTGCACGCAATCCCTACCGTCATTCCGAGCGGCTAAGCGTGGACACTCCTTTTCATCCGTGCGAGTTGTATGGGGGCCAAAAGGCCGAAGCCGAAGAAATAGTGCGGTTGTCGAGCCTGCCCTGGGTGGTGCTGCGACTCGGCGGCGTGCTGAGCGCCGACCCGACGGCCATGCCCTTCAGCCCCGAGAGCGTGTTCTTCGGCAGTGCGCTGCCCAATGACGGACGGGTGCACTGCGTCGATACCCGTGACGTCGCAACGGCATTCGCAACTGCCGCGCATGCGGACGTTATTGGAGAGATTTTCATGATCGCCGGTGACGACTCGAACCTGCTCCGGCATGGCGTCATCGCGCCGGCGTTGGCGGCCGCTCAGGGCATGCCCGGAGCGCCCCCGAAGGGGCGGGACGGCAACCCGAACGACGACCTCGGCTGGTTCCCCTATGACTGGATGGACGTGGCCCGAGCGCAGCAGGTGCTGCAGTTCCAACACCATTCGTGGCCGCAGTTGCTGGCCGACCTTCGCGCCAACACCGGGCGGAAGCGCTACCTGATGCGGCCGTTCGCCCCCGTGGCGCGCCAATTACTCCGACGACACGGGGCGTATCGTCAGGTGCCCGGGCAGTACGCGGATCCTTGGTCAGAGCTGGGCAAGAGGTTCGGCCCGACGGCGTGGGACACCGCAAAACTCGACTAG
- the purU gene encoding formyltetrahydrofolate deformylase translates to MITNSTSPTPTQPASFPQRPAGPPPPADIGRLLLRCHDRPGIIAAVSAFLAGAGANIISLDQHSTAPEDGTFLQRAIFHLPGLTAAIDELEREFSRTVAAQFGIDYRFTEAAKPKRVAIMASKEDHCLLDLLWRNRRGELEMSVAMVIANHPELAERVRPFGVPFFHIPATRDTRAEAEQRQLQLLSGNVDLVILARYMQILTPDFLAAVGCPLINIHHSFLPAFVGANPYKRARERGVKLVGATAHYVTEVLDEGPIIEQDVVRVSHTDTVDDLVRVGADVERAVLSRAVLWHCQDRVIVHDNQTIVF, encoded by the coding sequence ATCATCACGAACTCCACGTCGCCAACGCCCACCCAGCCTGCCAGTTTTCCCCAGCGACCGGCCGGTCCCCCGCCGCCGGCGGATATCGGCCGCTTGCTGCTGCGTTGTCACGACCGGCCGGGAATCATCGCGGCGGTCAGCGCCTTTCTGGCCGGTGCCGGTGCGAACATCATTTCGCTGGACCAGCACTCCACCGCACCGGAGGATGGAACGTTTCTGCAGCGTGCGATCTTTCACCTGCCGGGCCTGACTGCCGCCATCGACGAACTCGAACGCGAGTTCAGTAGGACCGTCGCCGCCCAGTTCGGCATCGACTACCGGTTCACCGAGGCCGCCAAGCCGAAACGCGTTGCGATCATGGCGTCCAAGGAAGACCACTGCCTGCTAGACCTGTTGTGGCGCAACCGACGTGGCGAACTCGAGATGTCTGTCGCCATGGTGATCGCCAATCATCCCGAGCTGGCCGAGCGGGTACGTCCCTTCGGGGTACCGTTCTTCCACATCCCGGCCACCCGCGACACCCGCGCGGAAGCCGAACAGCGTCAGCTTCAATTGCTCAGCGGCAACGTGGATTTGGTGATCCTCGCCCGCTATATGCAGATACTCACCCCAGATTTCCTCGCCGCCGTGGGTTGTCCGTTGATCAACATTCACCATTCGTTCCTGCCGGCCTTCGTCGGTGCGAATCCCTACAAGCGGGCACGGGAACGTGGGGTCAAACTCGTTGGGGCGACCGCGCACTACGTCACCGAAGTGCTCGACGAGGGGCCGATCATCGAGCAAGACGTCGTCCGCGTCAGCCATACCGACACCGTCGATGACCTGGTGCGGGTGGGCGCCGACGTCGAGCGTGCGGTGTTGTCCCGGGCAGTGCTCTGGCACTGCCAGGACCGCGTCATCGTGCACGACAACCAGACCATCGTCTTTTGA
- a CDS encoding permease: MDKVLGALGHALALTGSMTWEILWALILGFALSAVVQAVVRRSTIVSLMGDDRPRTLALAAGLGAASSSCSYAAVALARSLFRKGANFTAAMAFEIGSTNLVVELGIILALLMGWQFTAAEFVAGPIMIIVLAVLFRLFVRTRLIDEARQQAERGVAGSMEGHAAMDMSIKGDGSFWRRLFSPAGFTSVSHVFVMEWLAILRDLVIGLFIAGAIAAWVPESFWQDFFLANHPSWSAVWGPIVGPFVAIVSFVCSIGNVPLAAVLWNGGISFGGVIAFIFADLLILPILNIYRKYYGTKMMLTLLGTFYVAMVAAGYLIELIFGAASLIPSQRNAMVMSAGISWNYTTWLNIAFLVIAALLVARFFTSGGMPMLRMMGGSPDAEHNHGAHGHHDHQAHDHGDHGTREAHHEHHDP; encoded by the coding sequence ATGGACAAGGTGTTGGGGGCCCTCGGGCACGCTCTAGCGCTCACGGGGTCGATGACGTGGGAAATTCTTTGGGCGTTGATTCTGGGTTTCGCGCTGTCGGCAGTGGTCCAAGCGGTGGTGCGGCGGTCCACGATCGTGAGCCTGATGGGCGACGACAGGCCACGCACACTGGCGTTGGCGGCCGGACTGGGCGCGGCGTCGTCGTCGTGCTCCTACGCCGCGGTGGCCTTGGCGCGTTCCCTGTTCCGCAAGGGCGCGAACTTCACTGCCGCGATGGCGTTCGAGATCGGCTCCACCAATCTGGTGGTGGAATTGGGCATCATCCTGGCTTTGCTGATGGGCTGGCAGTTCACCGCCGCGGAGTTCGTCGCTGGGCCGATCATGATCATCGTGTTGGCCGTCTTGTTCCGGCTGTTCGTACGCACCCGGCTCATCGACGAGGCTCGCCAACAGGCCGAGCGCGGCGTCGCCGGTTCGATGGAGGGCCATGCCGCCATGGACATGTCGATCAAGGGTGACGGGTCGTTCTGGCGGCGGCTGTTCTCCCCGGCGGGGTTCACCTCGGTCTCGCATGTCTTCGTCATGGAGTGGCTGGCGATCCTGCGCGACCTCGTCATCGGCTTGTTCATCGCCGGCGCCATCGCGGCTTGGGTGCCCGAAAGCTTCTGGCAAGACTTCTTTTTGGCCAATCACCCATCCTGGTCGGCGGTGTGGGGACCAATCGTCGGGCCATTCGTGGCCATCGTGTCCTTCGTCTGCTCGATCGGCAATGTGCCGCTGGCCGCGGTGCTGTGGAACGGCGGCATCAGCTTTGGCGGCGTCATCGCATTCATCTTCGCCGACCTGCTGATCCTGCCGATCCTGAACATCTACCGTAAGTACTACGGCACCAAGATGATGCTGACCCTGCTCGGCACCTTCTATGTCGCAATGGTCGCGGCGGGCTATCTCATCGAATTGATCTTCGGCGCAGCGAGTCTCATCCCCAGCCAGCGCAATGCCATGGTCATGAGTGCCGGCATCTCGTGGAACTACACCACCTGGCTCAACATCGCCTTCCTCGTGATCGCCGCATTGCTGGTGGCACGGTTCTTCACTTCCGGCGGCATGCCGATGCTGCGCATGATGGGCGGCTCGCCGGATGCCGAACACAACCACGGTGCACACGGCCACCATGACCACCAGGCGCATGACCATGGGGACCACGGAACGCGTGAGGCCCACCACGAGCACCACGACCCCTAG
- a CDS encoding LppX_LprAFG lipoprotein, producing the protein MERRATPIAVLAALGVFLALWLSGCSSENPESEAPPTTGTTADSPLMTDVRQSVESTEALTSAHLAVRSSGQVDSMLGITSADVDVRSKPLAAKGSCTYNGQSDVPFRIKDDTISVKLFDDWTNLGNVSDLSASHMLDPTNGVAKLLSGVTNVQSQGSEVIDGIPTTKINGTLPTDTVKILDPGARQSRPSTVWIASDGSHRLVRASVDLGSGSVEVTLSKWNEPVNTD; encoded by the coding sequence ATGGAAAGACGAGCGACACCCATAGCGGTTCTAGCGGCACTCGGTGTGTTCCTGGCGCTTTGGCTATCCGGGTGCTCGTCGGAAAATCCGGAGTCCGAGGCGCCGCCAACCACGGGTACCACGGCCGACTCTCCGCTGATGACCGACGTCCGCCAGTCCGTTGAGTCGACCGAGGCGCTGACCAGCGCGCACCTGGCCGTTCGTTCATCCGGACAGGTGGACAGCATGCTCGGCATTACCAGCGCTGACGTCGATGTTCGGTCCAAGCCGCTGGCCGCGAAGGGTTCGTGTACCTACAACGGGCAATCTGACGTTCCCTTCCGGATCAAGGACGACACCATCTCGGTGAAACTCTTCGACGACTGGACCAATCTCGGCAACGTCTCCGACCTGTCGGCCTCGCACATGCTCGACCCCACCAACGGTGTGGCGAAACTGCTCTCCGGTGTGACCAACGTGCAGTCACAAGGCTCAGAGGTGATCGACGGCATTCCCACCACCAAGATCAACGGGACCCTGCCTACCGACACCGTCAAGATCTTGGATCCCGGGGCCAGGCAGTCCCGGCCGTCGACCGTGTGGATTGCCTCGGACGGTTCGCATCGCCTGGTCCGGGCCTCGGTGGACCTCGGGTCTGGGTCCGTGGAGGTCACGCTGTCCAAGTGGAACGAGCCGGTCAATACCGACTAA
- a CDS encoding MMPL family transporter — protein sequence MAAWIAVAVVTNVLLALTSTKADAGSALVPHDAQTAAATARIAQAFPGTGTDAIAYLVLDGRDTLGPADQRYYDAAVSALRADTAHVGAVVDWWSDPLTAPMGTSADGRSGVAMLWLKGQAGTAQARESLAAARSVVSKLPPTSGLRARITVPATTTSMPLRMNAWQGAAIAVAAAVGAVLLVLLARRSLVGAGITLLTIGVSLAVAWPLIVVTRFALLSPFAVTLAAVLAMGTITASALLVGRRAMALPGVGVAMLTAPMLLARTPALHSVGISALSVIVALATSLTLLPSLRGLAGVQDPPEQAPAPAGGLVSRLSAPRAAVATALALAICALPLLGLRWGVADNPPLTNRAQFVPGTSLPDVIVFKADQDLRDPAGLIAIDKVSHRLMEIPGVRRVQSAAWPGGVPWTDASLASAAGRLGEQLDRQAVTFVPQVNAIKTLASVVDQVSGAVDQVETTLNAGLGGLSELQRAINVVLSGTRDIKDTTVEVSGYLDPIRDWTGGVQNCPADALCSAARKVMDPLDRVVNDVRVLSDGADRIAGVSARTVNVFATTPQAVAQMRSALDQLRSFVPTLERTVEETIPQVVQLSAFLKNLSIDFADTGEGGFYLSRKALADPSYQNVRKWMFSADGTATRLFVYSDGTRLDLSAATRGQQFDAAIESTTKYGSLLDSQLSLGGAAAMAASVRSALVHDGVLLGATLLAVAAVVGAWRGAVTGVGVGLGVLAAGLAALGVSAFVLQTLLHRDLHVSVALVSFVVLAACGIPYLVAVPARRAVAPLAGVGVIFGVGLVAVSGGVSSALGQLGVVLLIGLTALAAVAHVGLAAWRPVPVTAPASPASPAEPTTD from the coding sequence GTGGCTGCTTGGATCGCGGTGGCCGTGGTCACGAACGTGCTGCTGGCGCTGACGTCGACCAAAGCTGACGCCGGCTCGGCGCTGGTCCCGCATGACGCCCAGACGGCCGCCGCGACGGCTCGGATCGCCCAGGCGTTCCCGGGCACCGGCACTGACGCCATCGCCTACCTGGTGCTGGACGGCCGTGACACGTTGGGACCGGCCGATCAGCGTTACTACGACGCGGCCGTCAGCGCCTTGCGCGCCGACACGGCCCACGTGGGCGCCGTGGTCGACTGGTGGTCGGATCCGCTGACCGCGCCGATGGGAACCAGCGCCGACGGCCGGTCCGGCGTCGCGATGCTGTGGTTGAAGGGGCAGGCCGGCACGGCGCAGGCGCGGGAATCGCTTGCCGCCGCCCGCTCGGTGGTGAGCAAGCTGCCGCCGACTTCGGGGCTGCGCGCCCGCATCACGGTCCCGGCGACCACGACCAGCATGCCGCTGCGGATGAACGCCTGGCAGGGTGCGGCCATCGCGGTCGCGGCAGCGGTAGGCGCCGTGCTGCTGGTTCTGCTGGCGCGACGGTCGCTGGTCGGGGCGGGGATCACGTTGCTCACCATCGGGGTGTCACTCGCGGTGGCGTGGCCGCTGATCGTAGTGACCAGGTTTGCGTTGTTGTCACCGTTCGCGGTGACCTTGGCGGCCGTGCTGGCGATGGGCACGATCACCGCATCCGCCCTGTTGGTCGGTCGGCGCGCGATGGCCCTTCCGGGAGTCGGCGTCGCGATGTTGACCGCGCCGATGCTGCTCGCCCGGACGCCGGCGTTGCACAGCGTCGGCATCTCTGCACTGAGTGTCATTGTGGCACTTGCGACTTCATTGACCCTGTTGCCCAGCCTGCGCGGGCTCGCGGGGGTGCAAGACCCGCCTGAGCAGGCTCCGGCGCCGGCCGGGGGCCTCGTGTCCCGGCTGTCGGCTCCGCGGGCTGCCGTGGCCACCGCCCTGGCGCTGGCGATCTGCGCCCTGCCCCTGTTGGGGCTGCGTTGGGGGGTCGCTGACAACCCACCCCTGACGAATCGCGCTCAGTTCGTCCCCGGGACGTCGTTGCCCGACGTCATCGTGTTCAAAGCCGACCAAGACCTGCGGGACCCCGCGGGGCTTATCGCCATCGACAAGGTGAGCCATCGGCTGATGGAGATCCCCGGCGTCCGCAGGGTGCAGTCGGCGGCGTGGCCGGGCGGTGTCCCGTGGACGGACGCCTCGCTGGCGTCGGCCGCGGGCAGGCTGGGCGAGCAGTTGGATCGCCAGGCCGTGACGTTCGTACCGCAGGTGAACGCGATCAAGACGCTGGCTTCCGTCGTCGATCAGGTGAGCGGCGCCGTCGACCAGGTGGAGACCACCCTGAATGCCGGTCTCGGCGGGCTGTCTGAACTGCAGCGAGCCATCAACGTGGTGCTCTCTGGCACGCGTGACATCAAGGACACCACCGTGGAAGTGTCGGGCTATCTGGATCCGATCCGCGACTGGACCGGCGGCGTCCAGAACTGCCCCGCCGACGCGTTGTGCTCGGCCGCACGCAAGGTCATGGATCCCCTGGACCGCGTGGTCAACGATGTGCGAGTGCTGTCCGACGGAGCGGACCGCATAGCCGGGGTATCCGCCCGCACGGTCAACGTCTTCGCCACCACGCCCCAGGCCGTCGCGCAAATGCGCTCCGCGTTGGATCAGCTGCGATCCTTCGTCCCCACCCTGGAGAGGACCGTCGAAGAGACCATCCCCCAGGTCGTCCAGCTGTCGGCGTTCCTGAAGAACCTCAGCATCGACTTCGCCGACACCGGTGAGGGCGGTTTCTACCTTTCCCGCAAGGCGTTGGCTGACCCGTCCTACCAAAACGTGCGCAAGTGGATGTTCTCCGCCGACGGCACAGCGACCCGCCTGTTCGTCTATTCCGACGGCACAAGACTCGACCTGAGTGCGGCAACGCGCGGTCAGCAATTCGACGCAGCGATCGAAAGCACGACCAAGTACGGCAGCCTGCTGGACAGTCAGCTTTCGCTGGGTGGCGCCGCCGCAATGGCCGCGAGCGTCCGCAGCGCGCTCGTCCACGATGGCGTGCTGCTAGGCGCGACGCTGCTCGCCGTGGCCGCGGTGGTCGGCGCATGGCGAGGCGCCGTCACCGGCGTCGGGGTGGGCCTTGGGGTACTGGCCGCCGGCCTGGCGGCGCTGGGCGTTTCGGCCTTCGTGCTGCAAACCCTGCTGCATCGGGACCTGCACGTCTCGGTGGCGCTGGTGTCCTTCGTTGTCCTCGCGGCATGCGGTATCCCCTACCTCGTTGCCGTACCGGCCCGGCGGGCCGTCGCGCCGCTGGCCGGGGTTGGGGTGATATTCGGCGTCGGCTTGGTGGCGGTGTCGGGCGGTGTGTCCAGCGCCCTAGGTCAGCTGGGTGTTGTCTTGCTGATCGGGCTCACCGCACTCGCGGCGGTGGCACACGTCGGCCTGGCGGCCTGGCGCCCGGTCCCGGTAACTGCCCCGGCGTCCCCGGCGTCCCCGGCGGAACCGACTACCGATTAG
- a CDS encoding AMP-binding protein, whose translation MSVRSLPTVLRAWARLQPNDTAFTFLDYERDWDGVTKTLTWGQLHRRMLNVSQEVSRYAAPGDRALILAPQGLEYVAAFLGALHAGVIAVPLSVPQGGATDERVESVLQDASPTAIFTTSAVADDVARHVEAHAGASAPAIIAVDSLDLDRPNRSGAAADNQLETAYLQYTSGSTRTPAGVIMSHQNVRINFEQLMAGYFADTDGIGPSDMTLVTWLPFYHDMGLMLGILAPILGGFPVVITSPMSFLQRPARWLQQLAKYPHPFSAAPNFAFELAAKKVSDDDMAGLDLGDVCNIVSGSERVHPATLKRFANRFAPFNLQERVLRPAYGLAEATLYVANSKPNHPAETIYFDTEELTNGRAKRCAAGSGTPLISYLLPTSPILRIVDPDTRTESAEGTVGEIWVHGDNVASGYWEKAEESARTFGAQLVNPSEGTPEGPWLRTGDSGFSVDGKFFIIGRIKDLLIVYGRNHSPDDIEATIQEITRGRCAAIAVPGEQSVEKLVAIIELKKRGDSDEEVMNHFGAIKREVTSALSSSHGLSVADLVLVPPGSIPITTSGKVRRTACVEQYRQAQFARLDA comes from the coding sequence ATGAGTGTGCGTTCCCTTCCCACTGTGCTGCGCGCGTGGGCCCGCCTGCAGCCCAATGACACGGCATTCACTTTCCTCGATTACGAGCGGGACTGGGACGGCGTCACGAAAACCCTGACCTGGGGGCAGTTGCATCGGCGGATGCTCAACGTCTCTCAGGAGGTGAGCCGTTACGCCGCGCCGGGTGATCGCGCGCTGATACTGGCTCCCCAGGGACTCGAGTACGTTGCTGCCTTTCTTGGCGCCTTGCACGCCGGAGTGATCGCGGTACCGCTTTCCGTTCCCCAGGGCGGCGCCACCGACGAACGGGTTGAGTCGGTGCTGCAAGATGCCTCACCGACCGCAATTTTCACGACGTCCGCGGTGGCAGATGACGTGGCTCGGCATGTTGAGGCCCACGCCGGTGCATCCGCTCCGGCCATCATTGCGGTGGATTCGTTAGATCTGGACCGGCCCAACAGATCTGGCGCCGCAGCCGACAACCAACTCGAAACTGCGTACCTGCAGTACACGTCCGGATCGACCCGCACGCCGGCGGGCGTGATCATGTCGCACCAAAACGTTCGAATCAATTTCGAACAGCTGATGGCGGGCTACTTCGCGGATACCGACGGTATCGGGCCGTCGGACATGACTCTTGTGACGTGGCTGCCGTTCTATCACGACATGGGATTGATGCTCGGGATTCTCGCGCCCATCCTGGGCGGCTTCCCCGTCGTGATCACCAGCCCGATGTCATTCCTGCAGCGCCCCGCCCGGTGGCTCCAGCAGTTGGCAAAGTATCCGCACCCATTCTCGGCAGCACCGAACTTCGCGTTCGAACTCGCAGCCAAGAAAGTGTCGGATGACGACATGGCGGGCCTTGACCTCGGCGATGTCTGCAACATCGTCAGTGGCAGCGAGCGGGTGCATCCGGCAACGCTCAAGCGCTTCGCCAACCGGTTTGCGCCGTTCAACCTGCAGGAACGAGTGCTTCGGCCCGCGTACGGGCTGGCGGAGGCAACGCTCTACGTAGCGAATAGCAAACCGAATCACCCGGCCGAAACCATCTACTTCGACACGGAGGAGCTGACCAACGGCCGCGCCAAGCGGTGCGCGGCGGGAAGCGGCACACCCTTGATCAGCTACCTACTTCCCACATCGCCGATCCTGCGCATCGTCGATCCCGACACCCGTACCGAATCCGCAGAGGGGACGGTCGGCGAGATCTGGGTGCACGGCGACAACGTCGCCAGCGGGTATTGGGAGAAGGCGGAAGAGAGCGCGCGCACCTTCGGTGCACAGCTGGTCAATCCCTCGGAGGGCACCCCCGAAGGTCCCTGGCTCAGAACCGGAGACTCGGGATTCTCCGTCGATGGCAAGTTCTTCATCATCGGCCGGATCAAAGATCTCCTGATCGTGTACGGGCGCAACCATTCTCCCGACGACATCGAGGCGACCATCCAAGAGATCACTCGAGGCCGCTGCGCGGCAATAGCCGTGCCCGGTGAGCAGAGCGTCGAAAAGCTGGTTGCCATAATCGAACTCAAGAAACGCGGCGACTCCGACGAAGAAGTGATGAATCATTTCGGCGCCATCAAGCGGGAAGTGACCTCGGCGTTGTCGAGTTCGCACGGTCTCAGCGTCGCGGATCTGGTTCTGGTACCGCCGGGCTCGATTCCGATCACCACCAGCGGGAAGGTTCGGCGGACCGCGTGCGTCGAGCAGTATCGGCAGGCTCAGTTCGCCCGCTTGGACGCCTAG